One part of the Bradyrhizobium sp. CB1650 genome encodes these proteins:
- a CDS encoding aspartate aminotransferase family protein produces MTMLPNSQEARDVAYQLHPYTNARTHQQAGPLVIERGEGPYVFDATGKRYFEAMAGLWSVGLGFNEKRLVEAAYRQMQALPFYHTFSAKSHGPSIDLAEKLVALAPAPMSKVFFTNSGSEANDTVLKLIAYRSNALGQPQRKKVISRLRAYHGVTIASASLTGLPNNHRSFDLPLPNILHTGSPHFYKDGTPGESEEAFATRRAEELEALIVKEGPETIAAFFGEPVMGAGGVIVPPATYWDKIQKVLNKYDILLVADEVICGFGRTGNMFGCETYGIKPDAMVVSKQITSSYFPLSAIMLNDRMFEPIADESNKIGVLGHGFTAGGHPVGSAVALENLKIIEERGLVAHAAETGLYMQGRLRELAGHPLVGEVRGVGMIAALELVLDKPRKTAAATPGAVGGIASRMLQERGVISRNMLDAIAICPPLIVNKGQIDELVTTIAGVLDDMKGEAAKLTPA; encoded by the coding sequence ATGACCATGCTGCCCAATTCGCAAGAGGCCCGGGATGTGGCCTATCAGCTCCATCCCTACACCAATGCGCGCACCCATCAACAGGCAGGTCCGCTGGTGATCGAGCGTGGCGAGGGGCCCTACGTCTTCGACGCGACGGGCAAGCGCTATTTCGAGGCGATGGCGGGGCTGTGGAGCGTCGGGCTCGGCTTCAACGAGAAGCGGCTGGTCGAGGCCGCGTACCGGCAAATGCAGGCCCTGCCGTTCTATCATACGTTCTCCGCGAAATCGCACGGGCCCTCGATCGATCTCGCCGAGAAGCTGGTCGCGCTCGCGCCGGCGCCGATGAGCAAGGTGTTCTTCACCAATTCCGGCTCGGAGGCCAACGACACCGTCCTGAAGCTGATCGCCTATCGCTCCAACGCACTCGGCCAGCCGCAGCGCAAGAAGGTGATCAGCCGCCTGCGCGCCTATCACGGCGTCACGATCGCTTCCGCAAGCCTCACCGGCCTGCCGAACAATCATCGCTCTTTCGACCTGCCGCTGCCGAACATCCTGCACACCGGCTCGCCGCACTTCTACAAGGACGGCACACCGGGCGAGAGCGAGGAAGCCTTTGCGACGCGGCGGGCCGAAGAGCTTGAGGCCCTCATCGTCAAGGAAGGTCCGGAGACGATCGCAGCCTTCTTCGGCGAACCGGTGATGGGCGCGGGCGGCGTCATCGTGCCGCCGGCGACCTACTGGGACAAGATCCAGAAGGTCTTGAACAAATACGACATTCTGCTGGTGGCCGACGAGGTCATCTGCGGCTTCGGCCGGACCGGAAACATGTTCGGCTGCGAGACCTACGGCATCAAGCCTGACGCGATGGTGGTCTCCAAGCAGATCACCTCGAGCTACTTCCCGCTGTCGGCGATCATGCTGAACGACCGCATGTTCGAGCCGATCGCGGATGAGAGCAACAAGATCGGCGTGCTCGGCCACGGCTTCACGGCAGGCGGCCATCCCGTCGGCTCGGCCGTGGCGCTGGAAAATCTGAAGATCATCGAGGAACGCGGCCTGGTCGCGCATGCGGCCGAGACAGGCCTCTACATGCAAGGCAGGCTGCGCGAGCTCGCCGGCCATCCGCTGGTCGGCGAGGTCCGCGGCGTCGGCATGATCGCCGCGCTCGAGCTCGTGCTGGACAAGCCGCGCAAGACCGCAGCAGCGACGCCCGGTGCCGTCGGCGGCATCGCCAGCCGCATGCTGCAGGAGCGCGGCGTGATTTCGCGCAATATGCTCGACGCGATCGCCATCTGCCCGCCGTTGATCGTCAACAAAGGCCAGATCGACGAGCTCGTCACCACGATCGCCGGCGTGCTGGATGACATGAAGGGCGAAGCGGCGAAGCTGACGCCGGCGTAA